From Fusarium oxysporum f. sp. lycopersici 4287 chromosome 13, whole genome shotgun sequence, one genomic window encodes:
- a CDS encoding 3-oxoacyl-[acyl-carrier protein] reductase, protein MSIFNGVALVTGAASGIGRETALSFAREGCKKIVIVDRDAKKLDDTELAIKETFRDVQVLAVPTDISKEEDIENLYSETIKAFGRVDYVVNGAGVLSNNKRSHESSVEEFDMINNVNYRGCWLSSRAAIKCMLKQDPLPTHDGRPGVRGSIVNIASQLGVVGRPAAPAYCGSKAAVISMTRCDAIDYSKDLIRVNAVCPGLIDTAMTRPQADVLSPAINIAPMGRMGSPQEVADCILFLASSKASFVQGSAMMVDGGYVIN, encoded by the exons ATGTCGATCTTCAACGGCGTTGCACTCGTGACTGGGGCTGCCTCGG GTATCGGACGCGAGACAGCTTTATCCTTTGCACGAGAAGGATGTAAGAAAATTGTTATAGTTGACCGTGATGCAAAAAAACTCGACGACACAGAATTGGCCATTAAAGAGACCTTCCGGGATGTCCAGGTCCTCGCTGTACCAACAGATATCTCCAAAGAGGAAGACATTGAGAACCTATATAGTGAAACTATCAAAGCATTCGGCAGAGTAGACTATGTTGTCAATGGTGCTG GCGTGTTGAGCAACAACAAGAGGTCTCATGAGTCTTCCGTTGAGGAATTCGATATGATCAATAATGTCAACTACCGCGGATGTTGGCTATCCTCTCGCGCTGCTATTAAATGTATGCTCAAGCAAGACCCTCTCCCTACGCATGATGGAAGACCTGGTGTTCGAGGAAGCATTGTCAATATCGCCTCACAATTGGGAGTGGTTGGTCGGCCAGCAGCAC CGGCCTACTGCGGTAGTAAAGCAGCCGTAATTAGCATGACAAGATGCGATGCTATTGAT TACTCCAAAGATCTGATTCGTGTCAACGCCGTTTGTCCTGGTCTCATTGACACAGCGATGACCCGACCTCAAGCTGATGTCTTGAGTCCCGCAATCAACATCGCTCCGATGGGACGAATGGGTAGCCCGCAGGAAGTGGCTGATTGCATATTGTTTCTTGCCAGTAGTAAGGCTAGCTTTGTGCAGGGATCTGCGATGATGGTTGATGGTGGATATGTCATTAATTAG